A single region of the Nitrosomonas sp. Is79A3 genome encodes:
- the mrdA gene encoding penicillin-binding protein 2, translating into MKRHVELRNHPVELHKFRFRLAVSACFVLVLFLILYVRFYYLQVSQQEHYHTLAEANRISISPLVPNRGLIYDRNGRALAQNYSAYTLEVISSKIQNLESTLDELATIIEITATDRQRFKKLLKESKRFNSLPIRSRLTDVEIATFAANRYRFPGIEIKARVLRQYPEKEIVSHIIGYISRINDQDLEQLERNEELNNYRGSQHIGKIGIEQSYEKQLHGVTGFEEVETDAAGRSIRVLSRTPSIPGNNLILSIDLGLQEAAEKAFGDRRGALVALDPNNGEVLAFVSKPGYDNNLFIGGIDQENWNLLNNSIDRPLNNRALRGVYPPGSTFKPFMALAALELGKRTPEYSMSDPGYFSLPGVERRYRDWKPGGHGRVDLHKSLVVSCDTYYYSLANDLGIDNIHNFIGQFGLGKKTGIDIEGEVSGLLPSSAWKMSQYKQKWYAGDTISVAIGQGYNLTTPLQLAFATMIIANNGKAYLPRLVKQIQNSETGNVEDIPEKLLYSLNLKPRNLEIVKNALVDVTRPGGTAAKAAINASYTFAGKTGTSQVIGIKQGERYNEKSINERHRDHAMFIAYAPADNPKIALAVLVENTGTGGSTAAPIARQVFDYYLLGKLPEAAVAKLNEPVEEHIHDHL; encoded by the coding sequence ATGAAACGACATGTAGAACTGCGAAATCATCCTGTCGAATTACATAAATTTCGTTTTCGTCTCGCCGTTAGCGCTTGTTTTGTACTTGTTCTTTTCTTGATACTCTATGTGCGTTTCTATTATTTACAGGTTTCTCAACAAGAACACTATCACACGCTGGCGGAAGCAAACCGTATTTCCATTTCGCCGCTGGTTCCCAATCGCGGCTTGATTTATGACCGCAATGGCAGGGCCCTGGCGCAGAACTATTCAGCCTACACGTTAGAAGTTATCTCCAGTAAAATCCAGAATCTTGAATCGACACTGGATGAGCTGGCGACAATTATTGAAATAACAGCCACTGACCGTCAGCGGTTCAAGAAATTGCTGAAGGAAAGTAAGCGATTTAATAGCCTGCCGATTCGCAGCCGTTTGACGGATGTGGAAATCGCAACTTTTGCGGCTAATCGCTACCGGTTTCCTGGTATTGAAATCAAGGCACGTGTGCTGCGTCAATATCCGGAGAAAGAAATTGTATCGCATATCATTGGCTACATCAGCCGTATCAATGATCAAGATCTTGAGCAACTGGAACGCAATGAAGAGCTCAATAATTATCGAGGTTCTCAGCATATTGGGAAAATTGGCATTGAACAGAGTTATGAGAAGCAATTGCATGGCGTTACCGGTTTCGAGGAAGTAGAAACCGATGCGGCGGGCCGCTCCATTCGTGTTTTGTCACGTACACCATCCATTCCGGGTAATAATTTGATCCTTTCGATCGATCTCGGGTTGCAGGAAGCTGCAGAAAAAGCTTTTGGCGACCGTCGTGGCGCATTGGTTGCATTGGACCCGAATAACGGCGAGGTGCTTGCTTTCGTCAGCAAGCCGGGCTATGACAATAATCTTTTTATCGGCGGTATTGATCAGGAAAACTGGAATCTGCTGAACAATTCGATTGATAGGCCACTGAACAACCGGGCATTACGGGGTGTTTATCCGCCTGGATCAACCTTTAAGCCTTTTATGGCATTGGCGGCGCTTGAGCTCGGGAAACGCACACCGGAATATAGTATGAGCGATCCCGGATACTTCTCCTTGCCCGGTGTGGAGCGCCGCTATCGCGATTGGAAACCGGGTGGTCATGGTCGAGTTGATTTGCACAAATCATTAGTTGTTTCATGCGATACCTATTATTACAGTCTTGCCAATGATCTGGGGATAGACAATATACACAACTTCATCGGTCAATTTGGATTGGGTAAAAAAACAGGTATTGATATCGAAGGTGAGGTTTCTGGTCTTCTGCCATCGTCTGCCTGGAAAATGAGTCAATATAAGCAAAAATGGTATGCCGGAGATACTATTTCTGTTGCAATCGGTCAGGGCTATAATCTGACCACACCTTTACAGCTTGCTTTTGCCACGATGATCATCGCAAATAATGGCAAAGCTTATCTTCCCCGTCTGGTAAAGCAAATACAAAACAGTGAGACCGGGAATGTCGAGGATATTCCCGAAAAGCTACTCTACAGTCTGAATTTGAAACCCAGAAATCTTGAAATAGTCAAGAATGCATTGGTTGATGTCACACGCCCCGGAGGTACTGCTGCAAAAGCTGCTATCAACGCAAGTTATACCTTTGCAGGTAAAACCGGCACATCACAAGTGATCGGCATTAAGCAGGGCGAACGGTACAATGAAAAATCTATTAATGAGCGTCACCGTGACCATGCCATGTTTATCGCTTATGCGCCAGCAGATAACCCTAAAATTGCACTGGCGGTACTGGTTGAGAATACTGGCACCGGCGGTTCAACCGCAGCACCTATTGCCAGACAAGTATTTGATTATTATTTATTAGGGAAATTGCCTGAAGCGGCTGTTGCAAAATTAAATGAGCCAGTTGAGGAACATATTCATGATCATCTCTAA
- the rodA gene encoding rod shape-determining protein RodA, giving the protein MIEIKKIWHYLTRYMDSFLLIGILTLMAVGLIVLYSATGANMSRVSNQIINMLVALVIMWLVANIPLQQIMRLALPMYIVGLVLLIGVALFGEINNGARRWLNIGVTRIQPSELMKIAIPLMMAWYFDKHEITLRLKDYLGATVLLMLPVLLILRQPDLGTALLITASGFYVLFLAGLSWRIIAGLVIAAAASLPVFWSIMHDYQRRRIITLLDPSQDPLGAGYHTIQSSIAIGSGGIVGKGWQNGTQAQLDFLPEQSTDFIFAVFSEEFGLIGNTILLFLYLIVIGRCMVITANASTQFTRLIAGSITLTFFTYIFVNMGMVSGILPIVGVPLPLISYGGTSMVTMLLGFGILMSIQTHPKLVKT; this is encoded by the coding sequence ATGATAGAAATTAAAAAAATCTGGCACTATCTCACACGCTATATGGATAGTTTTCTGTTGATCGGAATACTCACATTAATGGCTGTGGGGTTGATTGTGCTCTACAGTGCTACAGGCGCAAATATGAGTAGAGTCAGTAATCAAATCATCAACATGCTGGTGGCCTTGGTGATCATGTGGCTGGTTGCCAATATTCCTTTGCAACAAATCATGCGCCTTGCACTACCGATGTATATAGTGGGACTCGTCTTACTGATCGGTGTTGCCTTGTTTGGAGAAATCAACAATGGCGCGAGGCGCTGGCTCAATATCGGGGTGACAAGAATTCAACCATCCGAATTGATGAAGATTGCCATACCGCTGATGATGGCCTGGTATTTCGATAAACACGAAATCACCTTACGGCTAAAAGATTATCTGGGTGCAACGGTTCTGTTAATGTTGCCGGTTTTGTTGATCTTGCGGCAACCGGACTTGGGCACCGCATTATTAATTACGGCCAGCGGTTTTTATGTATTGTTTCTGGCTGGATTATCATGGCGCATTATTGCCGGATTGGTGATAGCGGCAGCGGCTAGCCTGCCGGTATTTTGGTCGATCATGCATGATTACCAGCGACGGCGTATTATAACATTGCTTGATCCTTCACAAGATCCGCTGGGAGCTGGTTATCACACCATACAATCATCCATCGCGATAGGTTCTGGCGGTATTGTTGGTAAAGGGTGGCAAAATGGCACACAAGCACAATTGGATTTTTTACCGGAACAAAGCACTGATTTTATTTTTGCAGTTTTCTCCGAAGAGTTCGGCCTCATTGGTAATACCATACTATTATTCTTGTACTTAATAGTAATTGGGCGTTGCATGGTGATTACGGCCAATGCCTCGACACAGTTTACTCGCTTGATTGCTGGATCAATTACACTGACTTTCTTTACGTATATTTTTGTTAATATGGGAATGGTTAGTGGTATCCTTCCCATTGTAGGCGTTCCGCTTCCACTCATCAGCTACGGTGGTACATCAATGGTGACAATGTTGCTCGGATTTGGTATTTTGATGAGTATTCAAACACATCCTAAACTAGTCAAAACATGA
- a CDS encoding septal ring lytic transglycosylase RlpA family protein, with amino-acid sequence MTNTFLLFQKARKYLSGLSAPVIGLALAMVFALLTACSSMPQNKGALPQKDAFSASISHSGPGPVARKGGGYYLDDGPGDNPPPNLHLVPDPVPRVESLRPANMQPYVALGKNFKPMTELRPYKERGTASWYGRRYHGNNTASGEVYDMYAMTAAHPTLPLPSYARVTNLENGKSVIVRLNDRGPFLADRLIDLSYTAAYKLGILAGGSGQVEVESILPGDTPRLAVSKPSASLPVADSNAEMNMVYLQLGAFGSSDNAHNFLTQVRKKLPWLNDTVSITRNNGLYKIHAGPYPDQVVAQLAANSITQQLEIKPVLVID; translated from the coding sequence ATGACAAACACTTTTCTCCTATTTCAGAAAGCTCGCAAATATTTATCTGGATTATCTGCACCGGTTATTGGATTAGCATTGGCAATGGTCTTTGCATTGCTGACAGCATGCAGCAGTATGCCGCAAAATAAAGGTGCGTTGCCACAAAAAGACGCATTTTCTGCTTCAATATCTCACTCAGGCCCAGGTCCGGTAGCTAGAAAAGGAGGGGGATATTATCTGGATGATGGTCCGGGTGATAATCCGCCTCCTAATCTGCATTTGGTTCCAGATCCCGTACCCAGAGTTGAATCGCTTCGTCCGGCCAATATGCAGCCGTACGTTGCACTAGGGAAAAATTTCAAACCGATGACCGAACTACGTCCCTATAAAGAGCGAGGAACCGCTTCATGGTATGGCCGCCGCTATCATGGAAACAATACGGCATCGGGGGAGGTTTACGACATGTATGCAATGACAGCGGCTCACCCGACGTTGCCGTTACCTAGCTATGCCCGGGTAACCAATCTGGAGAATGGCAAATCAGTGATTGTGCGTCTGAATGATCGCGGACCATTTTTAGCGGATCGCTTAATCGATCTTTCTTATACGGCAGCTTATAAACTCGGAATACTGGCTGGTGGGAGTGGTCAGGTTGAGGTTGAAAGCATATTGCCTGGCGATACACCGAGACTGGCTGTTTCTAAACCATCGGCATCACTGCCTGTTGCGGATAGTAATGCAGAAATGAATATGGTTTACCTGCAACTGGGCGCATTTGGCTCATCGGACAATGCACATAATTTTCTTACACAGGTACGGAAGAAACTTCCGTGGCTCAACGATACGGTCAGTATTACCAGAAATAATGGTTTGTACAAAATTCATGCGGGTCCCTATCCAGATCAGGTCGTTGCTCAGTTGGCGGCTAATTCGATTACGCAACAGCTTGAGATAAAACCTGTGTTGGTGATCGATTGA
- a CDS encoding HAD family hydrolase — MTNTQNKLQAVLFDVDGTLADTEQDGHRLAFNAAFKQFNLDWNWDIDLYGELLQVTGGKERIRYYIERYVPATLNKSDLTDWIISLHKTKTKYFESLMETGSIPLRPGVARLIHELRQEKIKIAIATTTTMENVTALLKSTLGEESVGWFDVIGAGDIVPMKKPAPDIYQWVLNQLKLTAQQCIAIEDSENGLKSALAANLPTLITVSGYTRSQDFNGAIAVLSDLGEPSQVFTKIKSIKTFDRGWVDYRLLSSLFNHHN, encoded by the coding sequence ATGACAAATACACAGAATAAACTTCAAGCCGTACTTTTTGATGTTGATGGCACGCTTGCTGACACTGAGCAAGATGGCCACCGTCTTGCCTTCAATGCAGCATTTAAACAATTTAATCTGGACTGGAATTGGGATATAGATCTTTATGGTGAACTATTACAAGTCACTGGCGGAAAAGAACGAATCCGCTATTATATAGAAAGGTATGTTCCGGCCACACTCAATAAAAGCGATTTAACAGACTGGATTATCAGCTTACACAAAACCAAAACTAAATATTTCGAATCATTGATGGAAACCGGTAGCATCCCATTACGCCCTGGAGTCGCGCGATTAATCCATGAGTTGCGCCAGGAAAAAATAAAAATCGCGATTGCAACAACAACGACCATGGAGAATGTTACCGCGCTGCTAAAATCGACTTTGGGCGAAGAATCGGTTGGCTGGTTCGACGTGATCGGTGCCGGTGATATTGTGCCGATGAAAAAACCGGCACCCGATATTTACCAATGGGTACTCAATCAACTTAAACTTACCGCGCAACAATGTATCGCTATCGAAGATTCGGAAAATGGTTTGAAGTCAGCTCTGGCTGCTAACCTCCCTACGCTTATCACGGTAAGTGGTTACACCCGCTCACAAGATTTTAATGGCGCAATTGCAGTTTTATCAGATCTTGGCGAACCGTCCCAAGTGTTTACAAAGATCAAAAGCATCAAAACTTTTGATAGAGGGTGGGTTGATTATAGACTACTCAGCAGCCTATTTAACCATCATAACTAG
- a CDS encoding L-threonylcarbamoyladenylate synthase — protein sequence MEHTQYKQNRPNLTPKQQDQITAAAQVLNAGGTVAFPTETVYGLGADVTNPDAINKIYKIKQRPIDHPLIVHIGDISDLHYWAEEIPDSAWKLANHFWPGPLTLILQRSRHIPDSVTGGQDTVGLRIPAHPVALALLAALGPEKALAAPSANRFGRISPTIAAHVREELGSAVDMILDGGACEVGLESTIISFHDQSPMILRPGGIAVSALESVLEDPVILAHNTSQMIRTSGSLPAHYAPATPLRIYSTEHIWDRALALAAQGLRVLVMTWSDIAPSQPSDQSIEQFSMPSDPIAYGQQLYAKLRQFDQAAFDYMIIEAPPDHPSWLAITDRLQRASYNPFDNKQN from the coding sequence ATGGAACACACGCAATACAAACAAAATAGGCCCAATTTGACACCGAAGCAGCAGGATCAGATTACTGCAGCCGCTCAGGTATTGAATGCAGGCGGCACAGTGGCTTTCCCTACCGAAACGGTTTATGGCCTCGGCGCAGATGTCACCAACCCGGATGCCATCAATAAAATCTACAAAATAAAACAGCGGCCGATTGATCACCCGCTCATCGTTCACATCGGCGATATTTCCGATTTGCATTATTGGGCCGAAGAAATACCGGATTCTGCCTGGAAGCTAGCCAATCATTTTTGGCCCGGGCCACTCACGCTAATTCTGCAACGCAGCCGCCACATACCCGATAGCGTTACCGGCGGCCAAGATACTGTGGGCTTGCGCATACCGGCTCATCCTGTTGCACTGGCTCTACTTGCTGCATTGGGACCGGAAAAAGCGCTTGCAGCACCATCTGCAAACCGTTTTGGACGAATCAGTCCGACTATAGCGGCACATGTGCGCGAGGAGTTGGGTTCGGCGGTCGATATGATCCTGGATGGCGGCGCCTGTGAAGTAGGCTTGGAAAGTACGATCATCAGTTTTCATGATCAATCACCGATGATACTGCGGCCGGGTGGAATCGCGGTATCCGCACTGGAATCCGTGCTGGAGGATCCGGTTATATTAGCGCACAACACCAGCCAGATGATACGTACATCCGGATCATTACCAGCCCACTACGCGCCTGCAACGCCCTTAAGAATATATTCTACGGAACACATATGGGATCGCGCTTTAGCTTTAGCTGCACAAGGCTTGCGAGTGTTGGTCATGACATGGTCTGATATCGCTCCATCACAACCTTCGGATCAATCTATTGAACAATTCTCCATGCCTTCGGATCCAATCGCTTATGGCCAGCAACTCTATGCAAAATTACGCCAGTTTGATCAAGCAGCATTTGATTATATGATAATAGAGGCACCGCCTGATCATCCAAGCTGGTTAGCCATTACGGATCGCCTGCAACGCGCCAGCTATAATCCATTTGATAATAAACAGAATTAA
- the clsB gene encoding cardiolipin synthase ClsB yields the protein MRNLHFVDNNRITLLHNGDEYFPELEAAIEKAQIEIHIETYIFEYDAIGSKISAALKRAAQRGVTVHLLLDGFGSQDFPREEIDSMLKAGMKVLIFRPEIIFSMPRRYRLRRMHRKLVIVDAQIAFAGGINIIDDQHNPEKLTPRFDYAVVIKGPLLIPIHKAMKHLWMLVAWVHLKKRWVIPATIKPADKPCGNQKAAFLIRDNWRHRHDIEHAYLDAINQAHTEVIIANAYFLPGRKFSNALKNAAQRGVTVELLLQGKIEYRLQYHATQALYENLLKAGIKIYEYNRSYLHAKVAVIDQHWATVGSSNIDPFSLLLAREANIIIEDHQFALELRTSLKTAITEESIAVTSTHKNFFSWRNYVVNWLSFYIVRMMQGVLGYDWHDNIP from the coding sequence ATGAGAAATCTTCATTTTGTTGATAATAACCGCATAACCCTGCTGCACAATGGCGATGAATATTTCCCGGAATTAGAAGCAGCAATAGAAAAAGCGCAAATTGAAATACATATTGAAACGTATATTTTTGAATACGACGCGATTGGCAGCAAAATCTCAGCGGCCTTAAAACGTGCTGCACAACGTGGCGTAACCGTACACCTGCTGCTGGATGGCTTCGGTTCGCAGGATTTTCCGCGAGAAGAAATTGACAGCATGCTTAAGGCCGGCATGAAAGTACTGATATTCCGGCCTGAAATTATTTTTTCAATGCCCCGTCGCTATCGTCTTCGCCGGATGCATCGCAAATTAGTCATTGTTGACGCACAAATCGCTTTCGCCGGTGGAATCAATATCATTGACGATCAGCATAATCCGGAAAAACTAACACCACGTTTTGATTACGCTGTTGTTATTAAAGGCCCGTTGCTTATTCCGATACATAAAGCGATGAAGCATTTATGGATGTTGGTCGCATGGGTGCATTTAAAGAAACGCTGGGTTATCCCGGCTACTATAAAACCGGCTGACAAACCTTGCGGAAATCAAAAAGCCGCATTTTTGATACGCGATAACTGGCGCCATCGTCATGACATTGAACACGCTTATTTAGATGCCATCAACCAGGCACATACCGAAGTCATTATCGCCAACGCTTATTTTCTACCAGGAAGAAAGTTTAGTAACGCGCTAAAAAATGCCGCCCAACGTGGTGTAACTGTTGAGCTCTTATTGCAAGGTAAAATTGAATATCGTTTGCAGTACCATGCAACCCAGGCACTGTATGAAAATTTGCTGAAAGCCGGGATAAAAATTTATGAATATAATCGCAGCTATTTGCATGCCAAAGTAGCGGTTATTGATCAACATTGGGCAACCGTGGGTTCTTCCAACATTGATCCTTTCAGTTTACTGCTCGCGCGCGAAGCCAATATCATCATTGAAGATCATCAATTTGCGCTTGAACTCAGAACAAGTTTAAAAACCGCGATTACAGAAGAATCCATAGCAGTAACGTCCACACATAAAAACTTCTTCTCATGGCGCAATTATGTTGTGAATTGGCTGAGTTTTTATATCGTACGTATGATGCAGGGCGTGCTCGGTTATGATTGGCATGACAATATACCGTGA
- the nadA gene encoding quinolinate synthase NadA → MHQEAFEFEKYDQLQDETCARRIIAAKNTLGKHAVILAHHYQRADVYRHADLTGDSLKLSYLAAQTDADYLVFCGVHFMAEVADILSSPEQIAILPDMAAGCSMADMANLSNVERAWRELAEILDPDEAVTPITYINSAADLKAFCGEHGGIVCTSSNAGKVLQWSFNQREKVLFFPDQHLGRWSGHQLGIPLDEMPVWNFDEPMGGLTVEQIKKAKILLWKGHCSVHQMFQPQHIIRFRNLYPDGIVISHPECSFEVCKASDYVGSTEYIIRTIAEAKSGTRWLVGTELNLVSRITEEFKSKGKIIQFMSPMVCMCSTMARIDPQHLAWALENLVNGNVVNQIKVPQDEAKLAKLALDRMLKIS, encoded by the coding sequence ATGCATCAAGAAGCCTTTGAATTTGAAAAATATGATCAGTTACAGGATGAAACATGCGCACGGCGTATTATTGCGGCCAAAAATACTCTGGGAAAACACGCTGTTATTCTGGCGCACCATTATCAGCGTGCAGATGTATACCGCCATGCCGATCTAACGGGTGATTCCTTAAAACTTTCTTACCTTGCAGCACAAACCGACGCTGATTATCTGGTTTTCTGCGGGGTTCATTTTATGGCTGAAGTGGCGGACATCCTCTCCAGCCCGGAACAAATTGCTATTTTACCCGATATGGCTGCCGGTTGTTCAATGGCAGATATGGCCAATCTCTCCAATGTCGAGCGTGCCTGGCGCGAGCTTGCAGAAATATTGGATCCCGATGAAGCGGTCACTCCGATCACATATATTAATTCTGCGGCTGACCTTAAAGCTTTTTGTGGCGAGCACGGCGGTATTGTCTGCACATCCAGTAATGCCGGTAAGGTTCTACAGTGGTCATTTAATCAACGGGAAAAGGTTTTGTTTTTCCCTGATCAACATCTCGGCCGTTGGAGCGGACATCAATTGGGCATTCCACTCGATGAAATGCCGGTATGGAATTTTGATGAACCAATGGGTGGACTGACCGTTGAACAAATTAAGAAAGCTAAAATTTTACTCTGGAAAGGCCATTGCTCAGTTCATCAAATGTTTCAGCCACAACACATCATTCGTTTCCGCAATCTATACCCGGATGGTATCGTCATTTCTCACCCGGAATGTAGTTTTGAAGTTTGCAAGGCATCCGATTACGTCGGATCTACGGAATACATCATTAGAACCATTGCAGAAGCAAAAAGCGGCACACGCTGGTTAGTTGGCACTGAACTCAATCTGGTCAGCCGGATTACTGAAGAATTCAAATCCAAAGGAAAAATTATCCAGTTTATGTCACCTATGGTATGTATGTGTTCGACGATGGCACGAATTGATCCGCAGCATCTGGCTTGGGCACTGGAAAACCTGGTCAATGGCAATGTCGTGAATCAGATCAAAGTCCCACAAGATGAAGCCAAGCTTGCAAAATTAGCGTTGGATAGAATGTTGAAGATTTCATAG
- the lptC gene encoding LPS export ABC transporter periplasmic protein LptC, with product MVNRLHISSPLILLILLALLTFWLDRITRPSEPIGDNNLYVNPDYIVEDLSGIRMDHEREIQRKFTAERLFHFLDEEVTQMEQVSFINTEPEKPLMRLSADRAEVKSKGKNIYLTGNVTAIRGADDEKSKITLMTDFLHLIPDENLVKTDHAVTISRLNTTIHSTGLEFNNRIGVIQLLSKVKAVNNK from the coding sequence ATGGTTAATCGCCTACATATCAGTTCTCCTTTGATTCTCCTAATTCTTCTTGCGTTATTGACGTTTTGGCTGGATCGGATAACCCGGCCATCTGAACCGATTGGAGATAATAATTTATACGTCAATCCAGACTATATTGTAGAAGACTTATCCGGTATTCGAATGGATCACGAGCGGGAGATTCAGCGTAAATTCACAGCTGAGAGACTATTTCACTTCCTCGACGAAGAGGTTACACAGATGGAGCAAGTAAGTTTTATTAATACCGAACCGGAAAAACCGCTGATGCGGTTGAGCGCAGATCGAGCTGAAGTGAAAAGTAAAGGAAAGAATATTTATTTAACGGGAAATGTAACTGCAATCAGAGGAGCTGATGATGAAAAGAGTAAAATCACTTTAATGACTGATTTCTTGCATCTTATTCCAGACGAGAATCTGGTTAAGACAGATCACGCGGTGACTATTTCAAGATTGAATACCACGATTCATTCGACCGGTCTGGAATTCAATAATCGTATTGGGGTGATACAGCTCCTATCAAAAGTAAAAGCTGTGAATAATAAATGA
- the lptA gene encoding lipopolysaccharide transport periplasmic protein LptA has translation MKLIIAIGLFGLCFTQFVWAERADREKPIYLEADRATVEDVNRKESNRVSVFTGNVILTQGTLRISADKVIMKEDLHGFRYATAIGDLVSFRQKRDGLNEYVEGWSQRAEYDSKTDKIELFRQARLKRGSDEVQGDYISYDMKTEFFKVIGSKERGDETGPDKRVRITIQPKNKSE, from the coding sequence ATGAAACTAATTATCGCTATAGGCTTGTTTGGTTTGTGCTTTACCCAATTTGTCTGGGCTGAGCGGGCGGATCGTGAAAAACCGATCTATCTGGAAGCTGATCGTGCAACCGTTGAAGATGTGAATCGTAAAGAATCTAACCGGGTCAGTGTATTTACCGGAAATGTGATCCTGACGCAGGGAACCTTGCGGATTAGTGCTGACAAAGTGATTATGAAAGAAGATTTGCATGGATTCCGGTATGCCACAGCCATTGGAGATCTTGTTAGTTTTCGTCAGAAACGCGATGGTCTAAATGAGTATGTTGAAGGATGGAGTCAGCGCGCTGAATACGATAGTAAAACGGATAAAATCGAATTGTTCCGGCAGGCACGGTTAAAACGTGGTTCCGATGAAGTGCAGGGTGATTATATTTCCTATGATATGAAGACTGAATTCTTTAAAGTGATTGGCAGTAAGGAGCGTGGAGATGAAACAGGCCCGGACAAGCGTGTGCGGATAACGATTCAACCTAAAAACAAATCTGAATAA
- the lptB gene encoding LPS export ABC transporter ATP-binding protein, translating to MSELKASNLKKRYKSRTVVQDVSFSISSGEVIGLLGPNGAGKTTCFYMIVGLVPLDGGGIHLDEQDLSQLPIHQRAKLGLSYLPQEASIFRRLTVEENILAVLELQNLDEESKQRCLDDLLHDLHIGHLRNNSAISLSGGERRRVEIARALASQPRFILLDEPFAGVDPIAVVDIQKVISFLRERKIGVLITDHNVRETLGICDRAYIISEGHVLAQGKSEEIIDNEKVREVYLGEHFRL from the coding sequence ATGAGCGAATTAAAGGCCAGTAATTTAAAAAAACGCTATAAGTCGCGCACTGTGGTGCAGGATGTTTCTTTTTCAATCAGCAGCGGTGAAGTGATTGGATTACTCGGACCCAATGGTGCCGGAAAAACAACCTGCTTCTATATGATCGTTGGCTTGGTGCCTCTTGATGGCGGCGGGATACATCTGGATGAGCAAGATTTAAGTCAATTGCCGATTCATCAAAGAGCAAAGCTTGGATTGAGTTATTTGCCTCAAGAAGCATCCATTTTCCGGCGTTTGACTGTTGAAGAGAATATTCTTGCGGTATTAGAGTTGCAAAATTTGGATGAAGAATCGAAACAGCGGTGTTTAGATGACTTATTACACGATTTGCATATTGGTCATTTGCGTAATAATTCTGCAATCAGTTTGTCGGGAGGTGAGCGCCGCCGTGTCGAAATAGCTCGTGCACTGGCATCGCAACCACGTTTTATTTTACTGGATGAGCCCTTTGCAGGCGTTGATCCGATCGCTGTTGTGGATATACAGAAAGTCATTTCTTTTCTTAGAGAGCGGAAAATTGGCGTATTGATTACGGATCATAATGTTCGAGAGACGTTGGGGATTTGTGATCGAGCTTATATCATCAGCGAAGGTCACGTGCTGGCTCAGGGTAAGTCTGAAGAGATCATAGATAATGAAAAGGTCAGGGAAGTTTATTTGGGAGAACACTTCCGATTGTAA